GCTGGTCGATCAAGAATTTCCAATCGATCGCCCTTTTCAAACGATAGCTCGGTATCGTTGTTAGAATTGAATGAGTATAACGCCACAACAATATCAAGCACGTTTTCTGCCATCGCGTATGTATGCAGTGTATCGTCTTCGTTCTCTTCCGTCGTGTAGTTGCTAGGAAACCAGCCGGTCGCTGATCCGCTCTGACCACGCCACCAGCCGTCGTTTGATTTCTCCAGTATCAGTATTCGTGTTCCCTTTGTCAACGACAGTTCATCCTGCTGTTGAGCTTGGTAGTTATACTTCACTATGGCAGTACCTATCGGGGTAGAGGCTATAGAATGGTAATAGTACATTTGTCCGGTAGATAGGTCGAGACAGCATTGTAGTATCGATAGAGCCAGACAGCGCACATGCACGAAGTAGAAGATGTTGATGATGTGTCccagaaaacacaaaaattaacgataagAATTTGTAAATGAAATCAATTGTAGCGTGCAAATCTGCAAACATATTCGCACAATTTCCTTACCAATAGCCTCCGAAGGGTCCGGTGGTAATCTTCGGCTCATTGTGGGACTATCGACTTGTCTGGAAGGCGAGCAGTTCGGAAGCGTTTTGCTGCCGGAACCCTTTTTAACCTTCTTCTTGAAGCTGTCGAACAGTGAGACagattttttctccttcttaaCGTAGTTACTCGGCACGTAACCCGACTGATTGCGTGTATTCTGCACCCTCCACCAGTGCTTGCTGTCGTCCAGCAGAAGATAACGATCGTTTTTCCTCAGATCTAGCTCCTGTGCACCCTGTGCCTCGTAATCGTACTTTGCTACCACGTAGCAGACATCCTCTAAAAAACCAGAAGGATTAGAATAttgattcataaatctttatcattggtgcatttttttcaCGCAGTATGTACCTTGCTTAATGCTTCCCGCCATTACACCGATATTTGACTTGCTTCAGTTCGGAGTCTAGTATTGGTGCTGCTAAAAGTGTCGTAGGATGTTTCTCCTTTAATGGATGCAGATCTTCTTAAATTAATGACTAACCGATCCGCCGAAGGATCAATAGGGGTTGTCAGTGCTTTTCTTCCCCCCGTATCCGCAACAACCGAAACTAAATTTCAGACACtccttttgtgttttttgagTTGTTCGCTTGTTTAAGTATCACCGTGGCTTAACGTGCTACGATCATTGTACCAAAGTTTCGTAGCACTTCAGGACCTAAATGAAATAAAGGTCGAAACCGTGATTAAGTTTGCAAGTTTGTTACACAATAAATG
This sequence is a window from Anopheles merus strain MAF chromosome 3R, AmerM5.1, whole genome shotgun sequence. Protein-coding genes within it:
- the LOC121595838 gene encoding cytoplasmic protein NCK1, encoding MAGSIKQEDVCYVVAKYDYEAQGAQELDLRKNDRYLLLDDSKHWWRVQNTRNQSGYVPSNYVKKEKKSVSLFDSFKKKVKKGSGSKTLPNCSPSRQVDSPTMSRRLPPDPSEAIASTPIGTAIVKYNYQAQQQDELSLTKGTRILILEKSNDGWWRGQSGSATGWFPSNYTTEENEDDTLHTYAMAENVLDIVVALYSFNSNNDTELSFEKGDRLEILDRPAADPEWYKARNNNGQIGLVPRNYLQELSEYLAQPFRSNGSGPDSLDRRPNDAQSNNNNSNTNNSNNNNSQQPERPHLTGKSWYYGAITRSQCDTVLNSHGHDGDYLIRDSETNLGDYSVSLKAPGRNKHFRVHVEGNMYCIGQRKFHTLDQLVDHYQRAPIYTNKQGEKLYLVRPLPKANGT